tctctcacagcctatttcttccgtctctagacctactcggcctcccgttgttcatgtttattccaggagattggagattcctgactcagatcctccaccagctacttcgttgggagatcctgtacctcatactgatcatgattctgatctagacttacccattgctcttcgtaaaggtaaacgttcatgtacttaccctatctcttcttttgtttcttataatcaattgtcttcttgttctcggtgttttgttacttctttagactctattcCCATCCCTAATACAGTTGGTGAGGCAATTGTCTCATCTGGTGtgttgctatgaaagaggaaatggaggctttagatgctaatggtacatgggaactgttgcctttgcccactggtaagaaagctattggttgcaaatgggtatttacagtaaaggtaaatcctgatggttctgtggctagattaaaagcacgccttgtagcaaaaggatatgctcagacatatggggttgattactctgacactttttctcctgtagctaaacttacttctgttcgcttgtttatctctttagcagctacatatgattggcccctgcaccaattggatatcaagaatgccttccttcatggtgatcttcaggaggaggtgtatatggagcaaccacctgggtttgttgctcagggggagttgggcaaagtttgtaggcttcggaagtctctttatggcttgaaacaaagtcctagggcacagtttgggagattcagtgaagcgatcagaatttggtatgcaaaaagtaagtgtgatcactcggtattttataagcaatgaggtggtctaattctcctggtagtctatgtggataacattatcatcactgggagtgactctgcaggtatttcatctcttaaaaccttcctccaaacccagtttcagaccaaaaacttgggattattaaagtattttttgggtattgaagttatgagaagtaagaagggtattttcttgtctcaaagaaaatatgtccttgatctaTTGTGAGAGacagaaaattaggtgctaagccttgtagtgcaccaatgactccaaatttacaatcatagcggggatagtgagttgtttgaagatccgagAGATACgtaagattggtaggaaaattgaactaccttactgtCACTCGtccgacattgcttatgccgttagtgtggtaagtcggtttatgtcttccccaaccgttgctcattgggaagccttgggacaaatcttgtgctatctcaaggagctccaggaagaggtttgttatatggtaatcatgggcatttgaatgttgaatgtttttcagatgccgactgggctggatctaaggttgataggaggtcaactactggatattgcgtttttgttggaggaaatttggtgtcttggaaaagcaagaagcagagtgtagtttctcaatctagtgctgaatccgaatacagagccatggcacaatcagtatgtgaggtaatgtgaatatttcaattactagatgagacaggttttaagacccccctgcctgcgaaattgtggtgtgataatcaagctgctctccatattgcttctaatccggtatttcatgagcggaccaaacatattgagattgattgtcactttgttcgtgaaaagattcaacaacagatcatctcaacaggacatatcaaaactggagagcagttaggagatattttcacaaaagctctgaatggagctaggattgactacatttgtaacaagttgggcatgagaatcatgctccaacttgaggggcagtgttatggaaagtcaatcattatattatttctgtgtatattctgtattccgtattcctatttaggatttcttcctaattagtataacacaattataggaatcaattgtatataaatacccatgtacagattaattgaaacatatgagaatcatctctttctacagtcCACTTTGACCCACTGGACCTTACGGCTTTGTCCCTTGGACCCCTTCTTTGAAGCCTAAAAGCGCGCTATCCAGGTTAGAAGACTTGCCACTTATGTAGCCCATCACTTTCCCCTCCCTTTCCAATATAGGACTCGGTTCATTCCTGCCCCTGCTCTGGACCTCAAGCAACAACTAGCCCTTTTACCGCAGCGTTCTCTATGTGGCCACTGCCATCCCGAAAAGGCGGGTTGTTACAAAACACACAGGCAGGTATTGCAAAAAAAATTACAAGGATTCCTAAGTTATATTCTTGACTATCATACACTTCAAACCCAGATGAATCAACTAGTCATTGCATGCACTTCAACTTGCCATCAATAGGGGAGAGCACTATTTAGTTTAAACCAAACAACAAAATGAAATCACCTTATTTCGGTTTTCAAGTttgattttgagttttagaatttccaattagttcaatttttgaattttcatgtcaagaaaaccaaaaccaaaaatgaaccgcaatatatattaatataaataaataatacagtaatatatattaaatatagcATTGCTGCCCCACTAAAATACCACCATTTTAACATCAGTAATCAGCCTCTCCTAAACACTGCCATTCTGTAttgaataaagaaaagaaattgaccaCAAGTCTCTAACTCCTATCCTTTCCGGTTTCTCTAGATCCCTATCCTTGAGTTTCTTGTCTGAGTTGCCTCCCTTTTCCAACTCCTAGTCTTGTCATCTCCATTGCCCAACTCCCCTCTCACCTCTTACCCTTCACCACTCACAAGTTCAACTTGTCTAGCATCCTTGTAgctaaaactcaactcaactcaactaagcctttatcccaaaaatttgggatcggctatatagattcgctttctccactctaaacgagtAGCTAGCTTGACACAAATTGCCTCCCTTCCCTCCACTTCCTCTTGTACCCCCAACTATTTTAGCTCACAAAGTCTGAAGTCCTGCAGACAAGATGCAAGATATAACACTGATGGTTTGACTGCTCAAccctatttcaattttttttttccttttgaaaCAAACAATGGAGGCCATTGCAGGGGTAAAACCCAAAAGAAAACTCTCGTACCAAAAGTTCCTATTTTAGTACAAGCATCTATTAAAGGTAATAATAAATTACTGGAATATTTATTTTAGCATTCCATGAGTAGAAGGTAGATATATCTAAGTTTCTCCTCTGTTTGAACTCATTTCCTTCCCAATTTGGCGTTTCATCtaaatttaaatcaaattcaTGATTTGGTTGACGACGGACATTAATTCTTTGCCACAAAGTGGACAGAACAAGTCAACACCAAAAGTAATCCAGCAAGCAAGTTTTCTCTTTCATAATTTCCCCTTCATAGTTTCCCCACGGTCTAAAATTGTCCCAAAAACTTGAGACAAAGAATCTAGCTTAGAAAAGgccataaattattttggctcttTTATTTTGGTATGGTTAAGTTTCATGTCCCATAGTTTTCATTATTTCGGTTCTGCTCAAATTTGAATTCAACTGAACAAAACCAAACCAACCAATGCGCGCCCCCCGCCTATCAATATTGGCTGCTGAACAAATTGCTAGTGAATGCGTTCACCTCTCGATCTTGAGTTCATACACCACTATTTAAATAAAACAAGCTCTAAAGTTGAATTCATAATGCTATTTTCAAAAAACTGAAACATTGGTGCAACCAGCACTGCTTTGGCATGCACACAGATTATCTAGGTTTTGCCAATACTTATACAAGGAAAATTTAGAGCAACAACTGAAGTTGCTAATAAGGAAAATTTATCCTATTAACAGGAAGTAGTCTTACCGAGAAGTCATCACAAGATGCATTACCCGCTGCTTTTGGAATGAACACTGCTCCACAAGATCAAGAGTGAACTCATCCTTTGCTCCCTAAAAAAGaatattatgagaaaaataaaataaaataaaatgtgagCTGCTAATTTATAAATTCATGGATGCATTTCAGAACAATATGCAATCAAGCAACATATAAATTAAATGTCAAATCATTTGAAAACTTTAAAAACTGCTGGTTAGTGGAACATGCATAGAGGAAGTAAGCTGCAGAACCTCAGGGCACAAAAAAGTTATACTGGAGAAAGTGGAGGTCACTGCGTAGGGTTTTGGGGGGGAAcgtggtgggggggggggggggagggggagaGGAGATTGTGGTACAGAGGCAATGAACATTATTGAGAATAACAAAGATTGCATTTGAAAGACTTATTATATTGCCAAGATTTTTATGCATTAGAATATATAATGCTTTAATGACTAGGGGATGGCATGAAAAGTTGAAATGTTAAAGTAGAATATTGGAATTATAGGAAAAAATAATCACCTATCACTAAATTTTCTTTAGTTTTGAAAAGATTTATAAGTAACCAATCAATCTCCATGTTGTACTCATCAAAAATTTCAAGCCCACTAAGAAACTGAATATGAAAAGCTTGCAGAAATGTCACTGCCAAAAATCAAGTGTAGcaataattacaaaaaattaacAGAATATGTCTATCAATTTATATCCAAAGCAATATGTAGAATAGAGAAAAGATAACTGCCTTTATGTACCTCAGGATTTTGAGAATCAACAGCATCAAGGACTTCTTTCAAAATCTCTAGTGCGTTGCTAGCCTTCTGAATGATActgtatataattaaataaaaaactgGGAATCAGTATCATTTGAAGGAACAAAGTACAAAATGCATATAAtattttatgaggaactaaaaataACCACAGCCATAGACATCATCTAAATAGAAAGCAGAACTTGAGATAGGCAACATCCTAACAATATTCATGTCCTAGCCGTAAATATATAGCAATAAAATTTCTAGGTATGGAGGGAAAAAAAGACATGTTTTGATAAGCAGATGGACAAAAGGTACAAATAAGCTAAATAAGAACAAAAAGTGGGCCAAGCCTCTTGTGCCAAGACATGACCTCGTAGACAACACAGAGTAACATCTACGACTATTTTATAAGCCAGACAGGAATGAGCTTCCACAAGCGTTTATTGTGAGATGAGTTGCTTCCACACATTTGAGCATGAATTATGGAAATCAAACAAATATGCTTGTTGATGTCTAAGATTAAACAATTCAATAAATTTCCAGAGTCAACAGGTGTGCATTTACTATTTTGTTTAATCTTATTTatgaaaaagaaataaatttaaattaaagagtAAGAATAAAATATAACTAGGAGGATAAAGTTTCCTCATAAAATAAGCAATACTTAAATATTATAACAATTAAAAAAACCCCAATAACATCAAAGGAAATTAAGAAGTAGCGCCTTCCAAATCAAGCTAAATAACAAAAAAGGAAATTCCATGAAAGGCCCATGATGCACCTGCATGCAAAAAAGTCAAGAAAAAACTTCGTTCCATAATAGATTTAAAAACATAACTTGGCCCCAAAAATGCAAGCACCCTTTCCATCTAAATCTCCACAACACTGCAAAGAAAGAACAATTCTAACACTCTGTTTGATGGGGTTAAGTTAAAGGGgaagggaaaaaaaagaaaagaggagtgttttgttgggggggggggggtgtggagGATGTCGTGGGTGGTGGtggagaggagaggagaggagaTGTTAGATAAACCATGGGAGGTTTTTGGAGAAGGGGCAAGTGGGGACAAGGAGGGGTAACGCAAATAATGGGGTCTAATGTCTAAGGGGGGAGGGCAAGAGGAGGGGGCATAAACTACCAAAACACTAAATATTTTGGTTTGCCTTTTTTTATCCCCATACATCTTGTTTTGTCTTTTAAAAAAAAGGATattttttgtaaatttaataTCATACGTCTCTCCTTCCTTACCATGGTTTTAAATCGCAGTCGCGGTCTAGGTAATGGGAAACAGGTTTATAACAGCAGTAACGTAACGGCCTAGTGCCctgcaatttttttttgaaaaatttgtaaAGTTTATGAAATGAGTAAATATTGGCAGATACAAGTAAAACTATGATGCACACCTATATAGTAagcataaatatataaaattaaatgttaTTATCAatgtattttagtaaaattaattctaaaacataattcaaattagaaaaaaaaaagaaaaaacaaataaAACCTATAGATCGGGCAAACCAATACTTCACACTATAAATTTAACAATAAACCTAACATCAACAAAATTTTCTTAACAAATATGCAACAAATAACAAATAACACTCATATTTTTGCAAGAAGTAGTTGTGGAGAATTGAAATATTTATGATGATCTTACCCTAAACATGAATAACGGAGAGATTTGTAGAAAGAAGGGGAAGTTTAGGTGAAATTTTGAGAGAAAACGTGATAGAAATAGTAGTTGAAAGGATGAAACAcacaaagaataaaaaataaaaataaaaataaacacctACATGCATCTGTTTTTTGTCAACTGAATATTGAGGCCGTTACCATTACTTAACGATAGATAATGGCAGTTAACATTACATAACATGATAACAGCCGTTACCAATGCACCTCAGCATCTGCTTTTAAATAACTGGGTAAAGGGTAATAACCCCTTGAAAAACCCATAAATAACTGTAATGGCTGTCATTTAAACCATGCTTCTTACCCTCACTTCCTCCCAAACAATTGGAAGTTAAATATTTCACTTCCCTTGCCTCCTCCTCTCCTTCCTTTAATGAATTGTCCCATCCCTTCCTCTCACCAATAGAGTGTAAAGGACTATAGCATCCTCTCTAACCCCAAATCCTATCCATTTATTgctaagtgttaaatgtatcttTATAGATCCGATTCTCCTCAAAATCTCTAAATAAGACAATTCCAAATGGCTCAAGCCACCTCATTGTGCAAAAACATACAAGAATGATAATAGATGTGTTTACAACAAAAACATTATAATTAGGATATTGGTTCAGTATGGAAACATTTATGGGATTTTCCTTTAGAGATTGATTCCCTTTGGTACAAGTATGGCTTACAACAGAATGGTGTAGATTAGAAGCAATGGCAGGAGTTTATGTCACCCATCGAAATTTATATGTGAGGTACCCTCTTCTTTCTCCTTTAATGAAATATAAAGGTGGGATAGGGCCTGTGTTTGTTTCTGGGAAAATGATGGAACAGACAGGAGTCAGGACAATTTCTCTCATATATTTTCCATCTTGTCCACTTTGCATGATCCCCTCTTTCAGTTCAATTACTGGTTTATTTAATTGCCATATTTATTCTGCTTTAGAGTTGAACAATTTAACTAGTGAACAGTAAACATTGAGATTGGAGGTTCATACATCTGACATAAAACAATTCATCTATCATTTCATTGTAATGTGAATTTAACTCAGAAGTTTGTTGCTCCAATCTTCTCATAACCCCAATGGCATTATGTTCAATACATTACGGACATCTAAAATGGACATGGATATTTATGATTTCCATATAGAGGAGAAATTACGAAAAAATCAAATGTTTCAATGCCAGAGTGGACCTGTACCATACACTTGCAGCCAAGTCCAAGTAGCATCGGCTATAAAATTGCATTGTTAGAAGAAAATGAAGTTTAAAATCTTAACTGGAAAGAACATGTAAGATGCGGATTACAAGACAACAAaaggaaaaaatatatatttctgGCAGGGATAATTATATCCAAAAGATTAAACTACACAACCACTGGGTTAATAAGATGTCACATAATGCAACTTGGAAAAGGATGAAAGAAAATAATTCAGAAAAAGATACCTAGACTCAGGAACAACTTCAGGTTCTGCTTGCTGAGCAACCACATCCTGTCTAGCAGCAGTAAGTTCTCCATTAAGTGTACTTTTTTTCTTTGCTTGTGAAGCAGGATTATTTGCTTGTGTTGCCTGAGGCCTTTGGGGAAATTGTACTCCTGCACTCTGAAATATAGTTTATTTAGGGATAAAAAAGTAATGCAAATGGAAGTAGTTCGAAGCTTTCAGTCATTATACCATGGGCTAACAATAGCCACTTCCAAAAACACCTAACCTAGTGCAAGTGACCCACACAAGCAGCAGATGTTACATCAATAGTAAAAGGAGTGGCCATGACAGATCTATTAAGAAGCTTAATGAGAGTTGAGACATAAAAGAAACAACATTTCTGCCTCAAAACTTGTCTATGATACCAGAAACACCATTGGATACACAAAATTGATTATCTTACAAGAGGGAAGAAAAATTTTTGTGAGAAACTTTGCAAAATTGGTTTATATGTTTCAACCACACAACGTCTTTTATCTCAAGATTGAAGGTGAGATCGTGCCTAATGTGGTCGTGCTATGGAATGGGGTTCTTATGTTGACGTGACCAAAAGATATCTAACTCCTTTCAAGTGCACACGCGTCCCTTACCCAAGAGCTAGTTTACTCATATTGTAAAGAACATACAACTCCTTTATGTGCATACATGTCCTTCATTTAATGTCTCATTTATATTGTATCACAACCCATCTTAAACGAACATCTCTCATTTTATCTCCAATATGTGCTACATGCATTCTCTAGCAGAAGTGATCATTCTTAATCTTATCTATTATCGTGTTACTAGACATTCATCTTAATACTCGCATTTCTGCCACATTCATCCTGTGAGTATGTTGTACCTTAGAAGCCCAACATTCACTCCCATACAATATAGCTGGTTTGACCACAGTCCTACAAAACTAGGATCATAAAGGGAACTTGTTTGTTCCTATTTAAGTCACCATGACAATTAATCAAGTCTGACTATAGGCAATTCCTTCTCTTGAAAGAAATATAAAAAAGAATGAATATTCCTAGGGCACCATTTATCTTACTTGCAATTACCATGAAAGACTAACTAAAAATTGATATGGAAGTGAATATTTTGTGGTAATTCATATGAACttaaacaataataataacaataaagatCCTTGTGATTTTTCTTCACTTTCACAAAACTTAACAAGGATGTAATGTGCCACAAAGATCTTAAGGTGATTCCATTTGGCTGGAATTATGGCTTGGTTGAGCTCTTGTTTGCGCTTTGGAATTTTAGAATGATGATAGGAACAGGAGTTATATGACAATTGTAACGAGTTACTCAACTATGATTTCACATTCAAATTAAACAACATAGGAAAGCAATAGGAAAGCAAAAAGCATAACAAATTTTTAACCTAGCCACCATATGCAATAATTCAAGAAACTTAGATAGTGTTATAGATAGGTCATATTACAGGGTTATACAGGTTTCATACATGAACCTACCACCAAATCATAATACGCAGAATAGTACTGAGGGAACTTTCCAGAAGAACCACCAAGTGATGTCTGTGTGGCATCCAGAAGAAGAAATATTCTCTCTCGTACAGGCAAATCTGTCTGTGAAAAAGGAAGAtggatttataaagcataaaggcATAAAATAACCAAAACTTGCTTAATTTTATTTAGAAGAAAACTTCCACCTTTTTCTTTACTATCTTCACAAGAATAGGCAGAACCCCAGTATCAACCACCTCTTTATGAACAGGTTCTCCAATATTGTTCATCAGCATTTCTAACAACTGCAGAATTACAAGGAAAATAATGGTTTCGCAGGAAGTCATGGACCATTGAAAAAACTAAAATGAAGATATAAAATTTGAATGGACAGTAGATAAAAATAATTTTGGTAAACACACATTCAGTTGAATAACAATGATTGAAACACTAAATCAAGAGTATACATAGCATCAAGAAGATTTATTATACAAAGAAAGAGCATCAGCCCACCATCACTGAATATAGTTGAGCATTTGGATTCTTACTCCCCAGGCGTTTTTTAATAGCTTTAACAACATCTCTAGCTTGCCTGCAGATTAGAATCAGCGAACTCATATCATGGAAATGTTGAAGATCAAACTCAAATGATTGATTTCAACAAAGAAAGTCCAATTCATCGATGACAATAaaaaattatggtttatgtaacaTTAACTGCTGTTTGAACAAGTGAACTTTTTACATGACTCCCTATATACAACACCATCAAGGAACTAAATAGAATAATGAATCAAAGAACTTAAGATTACACAGTCGTTTACTAAAATCtactttaatttcaatttaagttAGAAATTTATACCTCTTATCACGGGCTACTGATTCACATATTTCGATATTCTTAGTCCAATCCAATTCAGGTAGTTTATCACTCGTTGCAGAATTAACGAGCTCAGCTGCCATCTGCCGCTTAATTTCGGAAATGAAAACGCCAAAAGAACTCTAAATCTCACCTCCTAAACCCTAAATCAAAGAAATAAAGATCTCAATAAAAAATCACAAACCAAAAATCCAAATCTTGAACGTGGAAAATCATATTTGCTAAGAAACAAAAAgggagaattaaataaaaaaaaaaaaaaaagaatacctATGAGAAGGACGAGGAACAGAGAAACAATGTGGAAGAAGCTGAGGAACACAGAATAGCTTCaacatttgaagaagaaaagagaaagagttgctttttcttttctttatggtaTTTCCAGGCTGTTATTTTGAGAAATCTAAAATAGAATAGCTCGAAGTGGTGAGGCTGAGAAATTAGAATGAGATTAGTATTACTTGTTAAAGTTGGAGAGTGAAGTGTTGTTTACTTGTTAAAGTTGAGTTTGCGGCACCGGCACGAGGGCTGTCCCAAGAAAAGTTTAAAAAAGCTTTACATTAATAACCTCGTATCATGTTGTATGGAATCATTACCTGCCACGTGTATCACCACAAAATCACAACCATTCGTACTGTCCTAACTCTTACGAGTTTATTTTTGGGTAAATTACGTCCATAGTGTATGAAATTTGGGGTTAATAACGTAaattttaatttcacttaaaatcttataaattatagtaaatattattttaaatttcatataatttataacaATTGGTTGAAAGATAAAAAGATAATATGATATATCCAGATAAGATTAAAAAGGCAATAcatattatttatgaatttattgCTACCTCATAAATCATTTTTAAGTTCActattttgaatttttcttacctttTTCGCTCAATTCAATTAAGCTATATTATTTGTTGTAGCTTTTTTTTAAAGAATATGGTTGATTTAACattatttagtttaaattttattagaaatttttaATGTAGTTCACCGAAGAGCAACTATTTTTGTTACGTTATTTTTTATTATCAATTGATTTAAAGGAGAAGGTTTGAGGGACCACTATCAATTTCGCAGCTATGGAAGCAAAATTAAGGTTAGCCACAAACTGATTGCTTTAACAATATATATTTGAATAGTGATATTTGACTAGAAAAATTTCTTCCAGTGTTTGCATTGGTTCATAATGTTGTTAATTTCGCTTCTTCTTCATATCGACAAACAAAAATGCCATTGGGTGATAGCCTTCTCTAATTCAACTGAAACATCATcaacgaaagaaaaaaaaaaaaaagaaaacacaaaAATATCCTTCACCAACAAACGtgaaaaaaaaagagagtaaAGGAAAACACAATTTCACATTCTACCAAAATGAGATAGAAATGAGaggtgtgacatcccttacctgttgtagccgagcaagatatgccacacagtgtgccagaacaccatatttcatctcatttattattatccattttttatttatttgtttataattattaagtaaaatttatgaaattgatctcatttagatcatttattaaaattataaattaatttgaggttctgaaaattttatagaaaatccggcaaaataccagctaaaaatgtaaaaaataattcttcgaaacctgtgaaaaacactttcaatagtcattcaattccacaactcccaattttCTCATCAAtgctaaaaaattcttccatttgtCATCAATTCGTTTAACATCATAATCATATagatttcatttataaacacaaatttacaaatactgaTATTCATACCaatttatattacataagtttcaatttatacgtgtggcaccccttacccgtctacagtatagctgggcaagatatgccacgcagtgtatcagaacaccctattttaattcaatcattttttttcctaatttattattattatttttatttttttcatagttatgaagtaaaatttatgaaatataattcatttaagtcatttattgaaattataatttatttgagattccgaaaattttatagaaaatccgacagagtaccggctaaaaatgcagaaaacagttattcggaacctgtgaaaaacacttccaaaattttcaaccaatcccaaactccatttcatcatcaaaatctcaataatttttcaacaacattttcatttctcaatcattcatttctcatggtattcatatacaagcaataaataaatactcgattttccattcataaacacaatttccactatttacattaacatcaaaatacattacataagtttcaattacatatgagaaaataaaagttagttacaaaatacccaaaatcaaacctagtgtcctaccaatgcactgaagatggtgaggtgacacggacactatgcagagctgcagaaggtctcacccagtttgtggtctactgggctctcggtcgatctctctagaacctacacgtagcaaaagcaacgcgcaaagcaataatgcttagtggtgctaataataaaataaaaagaaataacataaaataaatatgcagtgaatgtattgatgtctcattgcaaataaattttcgatgagtatttgtagtattacttattttgtacttgttatattcattatttcattaaatttatctactttcatttttggttgcccaagtaacctatactgattgactggactggataaacgagtaaactagcactgggtatcaagtacctcgggccgtcacaccatcgatcgcatatgtgtacaacagaacaactaataagctgtaataacattaggcacaaggccaagtatcaacgtaatgtcagaatggctaaaagccatgaaatcacaaaatggcataatgccatgtgcagtactgctaactgaaccctattggcatatcaacctatccaaaccaatcttgctagg
This sequence is a window from Hevea brasiliensis isolate MT/VB/25A 57/8 chromosome 10, ASM3005281v1, whole genome shotgun sequence. Protein-coding genes within it:
- the LOC110654979 gene encoding TOM1-like protein 5 isoform X1, whose translation is MAAELVNSATSDKLPELDWTKNIEICESVARDKRQARDVVKAIKKRLGSKNPNAQLYSVMLLEMLMNNIGEPVHKEVVDTGVLPILVKIVKKKTDLPVRERIFLLLDATQTSLGGSSGKFPQYYSAYYDLVSAGVQFPQRPQATQANNPASQAKKKSTLNGELTAARQDVVAQQAEPEVVPESSIIQKASNALEILKEVLDAVDSQNPEGAKDEFTLDLVEQCSFQKQRVMHLVMTSRDEKVVSRAIELNEQLQKVLARHDALISGRSMLSVSDRSAISDRTTTTANHFGLDEAEEEEEEPEQLFRRLRKGKACARNEDEGNSDERLSMGMLGSSIPGERERLNRPLIRPLHSDQSSDPSANPPPVVIPPPPAKHMERERFFQEKKVDGSAVSGHMRGLSLHSRNASSSRSGSVDFSD